The Vespa velutina chromosome 15, iVesVel2.1, whole genome shotgun sequence DNA window GAACTATCGATCGAGATGGGAACTGCGTCaaacaattctttttgttatacGATTAGATAACGCATCGAAACGTACATTTTTATGTTatgtttttcttgttattaagaaagaaatatttcagaaGAAGCCGATCATCTTGTGTAGTGTGCACATAACAGTTAGAATTGTAATGTCGCGCATGCGTGCTAAGCGCGATTAGTCACtcggtgaaagaaaaaaaaaaagaagggaaagaattGCAATCGCATAAGAATTACGTGCAATGAATGTTCAATATTTTAGAGACTCGCTTCTTTCCATTATCACATTCACAACATTATCAAAGTGCACATTTGTGAAATatgtcgttttttttctttttgatgattttttttttttcttttattattggttttatttttaatatttttagagCAAAACGAACACACACGCTGATAGGAAGAGCGCTTCTCCTTACCGCAGTGGCTCCGAACAACCCTTTCTCGTTCTCCAGGACATCATCGTCGTATCTCGTGCCGGTGGCGCACCGATAATCCATTTTCGATGACTCGATGTCTCCGAGACTTTCCAAAGATCGGtcttacgatcgatcgatacacCGAATAACGTGTTATCTGTATTtctccccccttctctctctctctctttttctatttcttactCGTCTTTTCCTAGAGCAGCAATCACGTCATTCCACGCCAATGtagtcgaaaatatttttaaccgGCTAATgtgtgaagaagaaaagttggCTTCTACTATACGTTTTGTATGAACTTTTCTATGAACGAattcttttatctctattagtatttctatcttttttttactaccCTTAATtcgatcctctctctttctccttacgTCTTCGCGAACGCATCACGTCGCACGATGAAGACGcttctcctcctcgtcgtcgtcgttattggtatgattcttattgttatcgtaCATTTTCACGTTCCCTTCTTGttccttcgtcgtcgtcgtcgtcggcgtcgCCGTTATCGTCTCCGTTGTTGGTTTACCGTCCCTCTCACTCCAgcattctcttctctctcacgTCGGAAAGAGAAAACTTAGGACGAAACGGACGTCGGATCGATCCGGTAAACTGCGCCGGCGTCGCGACGCCACTGCACAGTGTCTTTGCCAGTGTGGAGAGCACGTCGAGCACTCGATTTTGCGGGTGTGTCCGTgtactctctctgtctctctctctttctctctctctgtctatctatctatctcttttacttccctctctcttctagATTTTAGTGCTATACTTAGGACTCGCACGTGCGAAGACgtacttcttcctttttctttttattttgtcttcttctttaattcttcGCCCCCGGAATCTCGAATCTTACGGTGGCCGGAGTGACACTTGTTTCTCTCTGTAACGATCGCTTAGTATCTCTACCAGCCTATTTCTATCCTCGACGCCCACCCTCCACCCTCGCTACCGTGATTCTTTTTCATAAGGGACACGCGTagctctccctctctctctctcccccctctcctcTTCCATACTAGAGAATTTCATAGAAATCATTCTATTCGAAAGACTCACTctcaaaatatgtatattgaaataatttgctCGATATAATCGAAGGATTAAAGGCTATTTAACTtgtattttatctcttctttccaGTAGCGAGCGTGCGCATGCTAGCCATCATCGACCTCGCTGCCCTTTTCACGCTCGATTCCTTCCTTTTACGGATTAAGACAAAGTACGAGGTCAAGGGTACGGTCTTGAATGATCTTGAAAGAAACAATCCTTTCCTCTTGAAGATACTTCCgttgaggaagaaaaaacaaagaaaaaaacgaaaaagatcgatatcgatttgacgaaagaaagaagtgattttttgatcttttaacatttttaaatttcctgCCTTTTGACGTTGGAGCGTTGAAAAAGGGCGACCAATTATAGgcatatacctacatataagtatgtatactCGTCGTTTTGTGTGCACCTTGCTCGAGACTGAGCGAACCCAGGCACTACTatgtttctctccctttctctctgcaGCTTCCGGCAGGTATTCTGGAGTCAGGGAGCATAATACGAATACAATGGAAAGTAGACGGACTCGGTGAAGATAGGAATCGGTTTCCATTCAAGTGGCATTCATCGTGGATTCGCGAGGaattaattgaagaaaatatttttaacgaaacgaaTCATTTCATGAATTTGCACGAACTTTAGccaaaatttcattattattttcaatcgaatgaagaaataaataaataaagaaacgaaacagtGTTCTTTATCAACATAAATATCTTTGTGAGAAACCGTTTGAGATAACAAGcaataatcttttttcctatctgATGACGAACCAACAATGAGAATAAAATGATCTAATGCGATTAATCTAGTAGCGTAAGTGTTTTTCACAGCACACGATAgaagtacatacacatacatagatgaATAAACCAGACACTTACGACGGCACGCGCGACACGAGAACCACGAGACGATGGTTTTGTGCGTTTGGAACTTGAGACGAGCTATGAAGTTAAATAGTAAGGACTAGACACAAGTAGTATACCATATAATTCGCATCTTATCCAactagattttaattatgggatcgatatttcttttacaagttttttattaacaatctgtgcattctaaaaaaaaagaaataaaaaaagaatgataaaccGATATGACGTCATTTACATTGAAAATGTGtgtaattttttgaatttaacgtgaatgaagaaatattattctgaatgaataataatttagagaGAACGAAACACGCATATTCTTCAAGATTCTAAGCAAGTACGCGTACTCGCGATTTCAATGACGTAACATTAATGTAACTTGTAATAACAGAAATTTATGTTATACCTAGTTATGTCGTACATTGTGACGATAACACATAATAGTAGAATGGACCTCCTACGCGCAAACGTGCGTCAACGCGATTGAATCTGAATATTGAATctagataaattatatttttacagaaCAAAGTTTGCCAACATCAAATTGAGGAAATATAGGGAAAGTTTCTCATGGTTGTGAATCGAACCGACAagagaatgataaaatgaagCGTGAGACTGTCTTTTGACGTTAAACCTCTACAAAATACCTTTCTACTTTCGTAAAAAAGTGAGGATGATTCGTATAAGATAAGTGACTTGATGTTTACGCCAATGTTTAGAATTACTGAATGGAATATAACTGAAAAGTATGTGGGCACGTAGTACAGTAAAAATAACttggatattatataatattacaagaatGTTTTTGGAGATTAAAGTAGATAACTGCAGAGTCTTTTAAACGTCGTAAGATCAAGTTATTTTTGCTTAAAGGTTTACAAAAAAgttttctctaaaaaaaaaaaaaaaaaaaaaaatattaaattcggagaaagaattcttttttatgattttcgaAGTCAGAACTCGTGGTCGATGTTATTTAAGCGGCAACACCAAAGCGCAGTTCGATACACGTGAAAGTACCGGTACGAAGAAGCGATACGTTCAATAAAAAGATCCTTTTACCGATCGCGAGCGGAACGTGCGAAAGCAATGTATGAGAAATCCTCGCGTGGAGTCGACGAACGCAATTTGAGGTCAACAAaataatcgagagagagaaagagaaagagaaagagagagatagatagatagagagagagagagagagaaagagagagaaaaagagagagagagagacaataggTAAAGAAATTGTGAATGGGAACGGAGGACTATGATCGTACGATAATAGAAAGGATTCCAAtgggagaaggaagaaattaataattaatttacaattattaatcgttaatatgtGCATAGTTATTCGAGATTGAAAAATCTTGATAATTatctggaaaaaaagaataaaacaaaagaaatagaatcgtGGAGCTTTTACCTGAATTTTCGCGGATTTCTCCATAATTCTATAGGAGGGCGAATCGTGATGGCCGGATGCTGCGATGACGGCGCCCGCCTTACGCGACACGCATTGCCCCATGTAAGATCGCCAACTTCGAGCCAGCACAATCTAAATTTAcgaaatttcgtttaattattatccatatgTTCGAAACACATGTCACAGATAGTAAGgtattttttttgaaacattgCTAAAAGCATCATCACTTAGTACTTTGTATGTTAATTTATAGCCAAGAGTTTCGAGTTAACTACACTAATCAACTttgttatcaattttatttaaaaatgtccaTTTTGAATATCGATGGTTGAGATATTGGGGATGTTATAATTGATGATTACCAAGctgtaaaaagatattatgcTGAGAATTATTAAAGCGCATTAATCCTCAAAATAATGGCCACCAGAATTAGGACCCATCACCATTTTTACCTAtggacgataaaaaataaacgtgcTCGTACAAAAGTGAAATTGAGTAACTACAAAAGTCACAcataaatctttataaattcttcgttttttatttgtttttttttttttttttttttttttttttttttttttcaacttcgtATTCTCGTTtccttgtctttctctcttcaactTTTACAAAACTGATTAGATACTTTCATTTAACTGACATCAGTGGAAACATTTAATCAACGTACGTGCTCATAGCTGTACTGCACTTATCGATAAAAGTTTGTATTGTactatataattgaaaaacaaatgaattcgcacaaaaaaaaaaaataattttccacgTGACAATTTTATGCCATTactattatatcgttatatctatttaaattccattatatctatttacaaTCATTTTATATGGTATGTAAGAGAAAATGACAATTAAAGGAGAGTTAAAAGTCGATTTCGAATTCGTGACTGCTCCACTTGTATATGTGTGAGCAAGTGCAACTTGTGTGCCATACCGTACTCGTGCGGAAAATTCACTCCTCTGCAATTCGAAAAAGCGAAAGTAACGaataacagaaagaaaaaagaagaagaagagaataaaagtatATCTCGGATGTGATTTTGTTGAGAGAAAAGtgatgaaaaatcaatttccAAATCCTTGTACACATGCACCTTAAACCATGTACGATTAGATAGATATTATGTAGATTATCCGCAATCACGCCTACATCATATTCTACGTTATATACAACGTGTCACGCCAAATCCATACTTCCTTACTCACACAAAAGAAACTCCGTGTTGTTCGATCTCTCGGCTGGCGAAGGATTCTTTGAAAAATgctgaaaagaagaaagacattTCTGTGTCTACGTTCATAACGAGCTGTTAAGATTTTGCTATGACAAGTCACGCGTTTCCTCTTCGTTCAAGAGGATTCCTTAAATACAGGAATATCTTCTCATCGACGGTCCTCTTTATATTAGAATTGCCTTGCCCATCCTCCTACCCCTCGATCGCATCGGGAccacttctttcttttgagcTTTGTCAAAAGATTTGAAAGTATTCGAGGAGCAAGCGACGTTACTTTCGATCGATCCGTACAAATAGCTCATAGACAATGACGATCGCGAAGTAATGTATAAGACTAAACGTGAATATCATCGATAGATAGAAGGTTTACTCACCTCTTCTCACGCAATTGAATCTCCCGGGTAGCGATCCGTATGAACTCGTGGTATGCATCATAAAACTCAACGCGAGGACAGCTACAAACGACGCACCGATCCCGCCAACATGTCACCACACCATGGATCGTTCGATTTAGATCCTTTCGGACTTAATGTCAAATTCTTTGATTCGTTAGAATCAAAAGGATTTATCGTACTCGGCCGATTCGCGTTACGTACCGTACCTTCGAGAGTCGAGCAGACCGAACACCACCTGTCATTTGGATATATTCGATAGTATGGGACATGCGTCGTGATGTCATTCAAGCTCGTTCCAATTCGGCTTGGCTCGGTTTTCATTCGGTTTTATCCGACGGAACTCGGTAAGACTCGCCACCATCACCCAAAACCTCCGAAATATGATACGTCGTATCGATGATAGATGGAGCACCAATCACATTTCTCGATCGTAACACCTCCCTGGTGAACAATTTCCCAATTAATAGTTCTCTTCGATTGCTCGAAAGGTTACTCATCTCGATtgatattacgattatatGGTTCGCACATGCTTTGTATCAGTGGCTCGATGCTTTTATggttataaattatacgtatTACGTTATATTACAAAGAATATGGCttgtgtaattttttattgaaaatatatttcaggtGGCATTGAAATTCAACGTTCAACGGCGACGTTCGACAGTgtcatatatttcaatatttttaaccgCCGGTGAATAATCCATATAGATATAAGGTTAATCGGATACTTTGACTCGATCGTTAACATTGACTCAAGAAACTCTTGCCAAAATATGCAAAACGATTCAAGTGTTCCAACTGCAATCGTTCAGAGAGAGGAAGACCGAAAGCCAGTCATTATTTTTGGACGCAATATTGCAGAAATTCCTTGTTTCAGAAATAGTTTTCTATACGGTATCTCCAGTGGTATCGGAGGTGGATTGTtagcatttttatttacaagtcGTCCCAAACTTGCTATGCATTGCACAATGGCTACATATTTCAATGTAACAATGGGTTATTggttttattgtcgttatactAGAGATCTGGATCATTTTAATGCTATCCGAATGcaagatatatttcaaaatgccGCTGTGTTGGAAGGTACGGAAGAGGGGCCAGAAATTGTAATAGATAAGGAACTAGTTGATGTTtagatatcatttattaattttgtatatactaGTTAAATATAACAAGTTTATGTTACAATTTATTACTTGTTGCTTACCATAATCGAgcgcacgtatatatatgtacgttcgaaatgtataatataaaagtaggAAAACATCctctatatgtgtgtatatatataaatgcgtgAATATGAcgtcaaatattttcaaactcggatcttcgatcgatcgacgaaacTTTTGTATAGGTTTTTACCATGCTTCATGTATTCTTTACACGCTTGTATATAGTTTTAAATCTTATATCATCATGTGTATCATTTTACATTTGTAAATTCgattaacaacaataataatgattttttcctgtttttataaatgcctcaataacaatttaataaaaataataacgtattAGCATTTGTAAACACGTTTCCTGTTAAGAGTAATGACATGTAAGTACGACCTTGGAAGGacctttaataataatattaaagagtATATTACTAATTCTTATTCCCCGTCATCTTTGAGAACGAGAAAGTGGTTTAATTCGGCTCGAGcatataaatcgtataaattgTCGATACAGTTGtagacaaaatatattaaaagtttttaattgGGAACAATGTCACAGAACGATACGAGCGAAGATGAGACCGGTTTACGAACTCCGATGTTCCTGAGGAAAGGATCTAGATGTAGTCGTGGTACACCAGGTATTATAATGgaacaaaaatattgaaaagcaatattgttataattgtttttcctattttattcAGGCACACCGTCTTCTATTTCAAGCTCTGTTATATTTGGTCCAATTCCGGACGAAGTTCTACGTGTTTGGAGTCAATTACCCGAAGCAATTCGTTTAGATCCTAGCTTAgcaatttttcaaaaagaatacGATAGGATTTATCAAACCGACAGAAGGTTTATATCTAACTtgacgtatttatatatatatatatatatatatatatatatatatatatatatatatcaaagcaattgtatatatacatatatatgttctattttcctttttttcttttttttattattcgtcttTTTTATCACCACATTTGTTAGATGCTCTGATACAAAAAGAGATTGTTTAGTAGTAAATATGTCTCTTGGTACACAATCGGCGCCACCCATAAggtgtttatatttattttataactgtaatttgatttattattattattattattattaaatacggAAATCGcttagaaatcttttttcaacCAGAACGCAACAAAATATTTGCGAAGAGGATGGCACGCACGATATTACACAAGATCAAGCGCATGAAAAACAAAAGCCATTTTATCGTTACAGCAAATTAATAGCTCTTTCTTGTTGCTGGCTAATATTTACTGTAAGCATTTTAaacagatatttattatttttactcgcgacatatatatgaaacgtTATAGGTGATATTAATGGTCAAGAACGAGAAAGTCGAAAAAATGCATCAGATTTCCATTCCCAGCAACGAAATTCGACGTATCCTTtaccataataataaacttttgttccatctttatatcgattatttcgtagataaattataatactgTGGCTTTCTTTaaacttatttataaacaGATTATAAATTGCAAGGTTTAGTCGAAAGTAAGCGGATCAGCATCAGAGTAGAAGGTTCATTACTGCCTccaattaaagaaaatcttaacTTAAATTTATCAAGTCATCATTTAACGATATGGTTGAGTTCATTAATCAACGATTCGACTGgtctacataaatataatatccatTCAGAGGTAATGAATTCATGTgaatattactttaataaaaaacatttaaataaataagtgatataaaattaaaattaaaattaaaagtattcgggaaattataacatattaaaataattttcagaaTATAAGCGATTTTTGGATTTTACCTGTACTTCCTGAAAATTTAATGGATTTGTTTCCTGATCAAAAGCATCAAAAAGTCTTTGAATTAGATAATGTTGATAAAGAATTGGTAGAAAatgcaatatttataaatttacatacaaATTTAAAACATAGTTTTCCACTTTCAATTGCATATGATTTGTCTTCTATAAATACGGACGATGGTATACCGTACGCTGCGGTTGTTTTATTTGGTCTATATGTATTGATAGTATTTGAGGTAAAACAATTGTATAGACTTAACACATCAAATATATAtccaataatacaaatatttaaaaggacTTATTACGtctattttatacttttagaTCGTTCACAGAGCTTTGGCTGCAATGCTAGCATCGACTATGTCTGTGGCAATATTAGCTGCATTTAATGAGGTATCTGTCATGCTTATctatttaatgtaaattttttttatttctactttttattttctttctaatatcaCTAGAGACCAAATATGACAGAATTAATTTCTTGGATTGATGTAGATacattactactattattttcCATGATGGTTCTTGTTGCAATTGTCGCAGAAACAGGAATATTCGATTGGTTAGCTGTTTATGCTTACAgggtataataataacgtaaattatattataaaaaatacgcTTTTTCTTTATGCTTCCATAATCGATAATACAATCTTTAGATAACTGGAGGTAAATTATGGCCATTAGTAAATACTTTATGTTTCTTTACCACATTTATCTCATCATTTTTGGATAATGTTACAACAGTACTATTAATGACTCCAGTTACGATCAGACTCTGCGAAGTAATGGAATTAAATCCAGTACCTATATTAACAGCAATGGTAGTTTATTCCAATATAGGTGGTGCCATTACACCAGTAGGTGACCCACCAAACGTTATCATTGCCTCTAATCGTGATGTTATTGATGCTGTGAGTGCCATTAGCTCATATAATGTATCATAATGATTGGATTATTATcgtatgttaaatattattaccataTCATTTAACTTGTTATCAGGGAGTAGATTTTAGTACATTTACATTGCATATGAGCATTGGTGTAATATTAGTATTGATTGTGGTGTATGCTCAATTGCGTTTCATTTTTCGTGATAAAGCAGTTTTAAGTTTCGATGAACCACAAGATGTACAGGTAAAAATGTTCTTCcggtatattattttagaaaacgtatagatttttctatgcatgaaatatttttctaggaACTCAGACATGAAATAGCAATCTGGCAAAGAGCTGCGGCAAGTCTATCGAGTTATAGTAAAGATGAAAATTTAGTAAGAGAAACTTTATTAAAGAAAGTACAACGTTTACTTACGCAACTTAAAAAAAAGCTAATGACTGGTAGTGCTGCTTTCGAAAAGTATAAAACTACACTCGAAGAACTACAGGAAAAAGTATTTCAGCGTCATTATACATAACAAAtacagatattaaaattatcattttttaattaataaaatttgtatattttagtATCCCATAAGAGACAAGTGGTTGTTAGTCAAATCAGGATTTGCATTAGTGTTCGTTATCACgttatttttccttcataGTGTACCTGGTATGAATTTATCATTAGGCTGGACTGCATTACTAGGAGTActtttattactaatattagcAGACAGTGAAGATTTGGATGGATTAATGGCTAGAGTTGAATGGAGcactttattattctttgctTCATTGTTTATACTTATGGaagtgaggaaaaaaaaattatattaagtaGCATTGGTATGCACTAGTTTGTATTAATGTATAATCAATTCTGCTATTATCATAGGCTTTGTCACGTTTGGGCCTTATTGCCTGGATAGGAAAGcaaacagaaaaaattattctatctgTTAATGAAGAATCTCGTTTGGCTGTAGCTATACTTTTAATCTTATGGGTATCGGCATTTGCAAGCGCATTTGTTGATAATGTACCTTTGAGCACGATGATGGTAAGAATTGCAATAAATTTAGCTAAAAATCATGAGCTTAGATTGCCTCTGCAACCTTTAATTTGGGCATTAGCTTTTGGTGCTTGCATGGGAGGTAAGCAGATttccaattatatattttcttattcattatattactGGTATTTATTTGGTTGAATGGACGGTTGTGGTATTTACAGGAAATGGAACTTTAATTGGAGCTACTGCAAATGTTGTCTGCGCAGGAGTAGCTGAACAGCATGGATATAGATTCACTTTTATGCAATTTTTAAagtaatcttcttttttaataatcgctCCTTATCATtagctattattatataaaatttttttcttaatattattatacgatattattcaacatgattgattaaaaaaacagCTGATAATACTGCACATCTTTTAACTGATACAAGTAATGTTATATGACTCgaatgtttgtttttctttttttcttttcttttttttttcagagttGGCTTTCCTGTGATGATCACAAGCACTATGACAGTAACTATGTACCTAATGATCTCCCATGTTATTTTTGCTTGGAATGGAATGTAAATGTTCTCCATTTTAGAAGtacgaagaaatataatttcaatctaTACTTGTTCATAATTGTACTACTATAAGTACTTTAATGTTTTAATGTTTTTGTAACAAACATTCTTTGCATCAGGATATGTTTAATGcagaaaatcatataaaaaaaatatatgaatatttttaataaaattaagtaattctctagagaaaataaatattttatatattgataataattatcatttaagaaaatatttgacttTTGTTAACTCGATTTTTTCAAGATCTAGCAGCTTTAAGAATtagttgaaaatataaataaatatactcttAACCTTATAATTATCGACGGTGTTGACCAACGATGGCTTATCATTGCACAATAAAAACATGtaactatttataaatatgttcgTGCATTTAAAAAACGACAATGCATAATAGAAAAgatcaataacgattataaagccatatattttttaatataagaaaatattaaatattacatatgtcaaaaatttcatagaaaCGCGCCATAAGTTGAAATTACTCTATTGATTATCGACAATTCATTCCGTTGTCAAATCGTATAGTAAACAAAACAGAGTACGTTAATGAGAATTACCTACTGCATTATGTATTTGAATGtttattaagtaataaaaaatcagtgcacttttataataattgatatttttagtAAAAAGTTTAACGACTTTTATGATCAACATGCCTGTCGATCAAATTCAGTATTCCGAAAGATACACCGATGATAATTATGAGTATAGGTTAAgttcattgatttaatatgCTCATAATACTgtgtttatttcattaatttgtttaaaatgttttaacaaTACGTTTTAATTATAGGCATGTAATTCTTCCAATTGATTTAGCAAAACATGTACCTAAAACACACTTAATGTCAGAAACTGAATGGCGTAATTTAGGCGTTCAGCAAAGTCCTAGGTGGGTTCATTATATGATGCATAGTCCAGGTATGTTACTTAGATgcataagtatatttattacatattatataattcattaataatttttaaaaattataaggaTTATTGTGTTTGACAGAACCACATGTCTTGCTTTTTCGTCGGCCAAGAATTCAGAGAGGAAAACGTGTAATGTAATAAactaatttttatgtaaacaAATGTGTCATCGATATACTTATTTttagagaatatatttatatatttatatatatatatatatatattatatacatatatatatatatatatatgttgcgtttgtatatattgtatagaaATAAGTAGTTATCTTGTAAATCATCGTgcaaataatcataatcatgatttttataatataaattggtggttttttatattttatagtgaTAAACGTTTGATGATTGATGTaggttttttgttcttataaataatacattgaaaTTACAATGCACtactttctataatttttattaaatttttattaacatcttCACTTTCGAAtgcgtaataaatattttgcatttattatgattttaggTAAAGTACACGCACATAGTCAATACGTGTATTATGTACGATATATGCATGATACTCATATCGTGCAATGTCGTTAACAAGAGTTTACATCGTACAAgcaggaaaaattaaatatggataggcaataaataattatcatcttcccatttatctaatataatattaattctatgCTTTAAACAGTTCactaatttattttgatgCGTTATTAAAGAGGAGCTTTTTCAACAAGCTTAAACCAATATCCACATTCACAACGTCGTGGAGTTCCTTCGTGTAACCACATCCAGTTTATATGCGATTGATCTTCTTCGCAAATACATCCAACCAAACGACTGTTAAATGCACTTGGCACCAGATTTGGACATTCTTTTGTACCAGGTCCCCGTTTTGTAACTTTCAAGTTAAAAGGATCCTGAgaatacgataaataatcTACTTTAAGGAATATCAAAACAATGaatacgattttaataataaataatcaaaaataatattgatacaaataatatggttaatgatataatacatcattaaaattataaaatataaaatgaaaattgttggaatcatataatattagtTAGTGCAAGGAGTTGATTTAAGTAAGGTAAAAACTTACATCGTCACCAGCACCTTTAGCAAGTAATTCTCGTTTTTCTATTCCTGTTGCATGTTCCAATGGATCAGCAcctacaaataataaattgtactGTATCTGCATTCTCGTAGAAGAAGACagtaaaagttaataatttaagaatGCTCAATATATTACGTAATTTGAAGATATCTAAGTAGACAGAGTATAATCACTTTTTAATTGAAGAATAGATTTAAATGTATTACCATCTCTTAAATATCTTGGTGCACTGTAAGATATCGACCGTCGACATGAAAGTAAAACTGCACGCCCATAAGAACATGCCATTTTGTAGATCTCGGCCAAATCGTA harbors:
- the LOC124954492 gene encoding cytochrome c oxidase assembly protein COX20, mitochondrial, which produces MQNDSSVPTAIVQREEDRKPVIIFGRNIAEIPCFRNSFLYGISSGIGGGLLAFLFTSRPKLAMHCTMATYFNVTMGYWFYCRYTRDLDHFNAIRMQDIFQNAAVLEGTEEGPEIVIDKELVDV
- the LOC124954488 gene encoding P protein isoform X1, which codes for MSQNDTSEDETGLRTPMFLRKGSRCSRGTPGTPSSISSSVIFGPIPDEVLRVWSQLPEAIRLDPSLAIFQKEYDRIYQTDRRCSDTKRDCLVVNMSLGTQSAPPIRTQQNICEEDGTHDITQDQAHEKQKPFYRYSKLIALSCCWLIFTVILMVKNEKVEKMHQISIPSNEIRHYKLQGLVESKRISIRVEGSLLPPIKENLNLNLSSHHLTIWLSSLINDSTGLHKYNIHSENISDFWILPVLPENLMDLFPDQKHQKVFELDNVDKELVENAIFINLHTNLKHSFPLSIAYDLSSINTDDGIPYAAVVLFGLYVLIVFEIVHRALAAMLASTMSVAILAAFNERPNMTELISWIDVDTLLLLFSMMVLVAIVAETGIFDWLAVYAYRITGGKLWPLVNTLCFFTTFISSFLDNVTTVLLMTPVTIRLCEVMELNPVPILTAMVVYSNIGGAITPVGDPPNVIIASNRDVIDAGVDFSTFTLHMSIGVILVLIVVYAQLRFIFRDKAVLSFDEPQDVQELRHEIAIWQRAAASLSSYSKDENLVRETLLKKVQRLLTQLKKKLMTGSAAFEKYKTTLEELQEKYPIRDKWLLVKSGFALVFVITLFFLHSVPGMNLSLGWTALLGVLLLLILADSEDLDGLMARVEWSTLLFFASLFILMEALSRLGLIAWIGKQTEKIILSVNEESRLAVAILLILWVSAFASAFVDNVPLSTMMVRIAINLAKNHELRLPLQPLIWALAFGACMGGNGTLIGATANVVCAGVAEQHGYRFTFMQFLKVGFPVMITSTMTVTMYLMISHVIFAWNGM
- the LOC124954488 gene encoding P protein isoform X2, giving the protein MSQNDTSEDETGLRTPMFLRKGSRCSRGTPGTPSSISSSVIFGPIPDEVLRVWSQLPEAIRLDPSLAIFQKEYDRIYQTDRRCSDTKRDCLVVNMSLGTQSAPPIRTQQNICEEDGTHDITQDQAHEKQKPFYRYSKLIALSCCWLIFTVILMVKNEKVEKMHQISIPSNEIRHYKLQGLVESKRISIRVEGSLLPPIKENLNLNLSSHHLTIWLSSLINDSTGLHKYNIHSENISDFWILPVLPENLMDLFPDQKHQKVFELDNVDKELVENAIFINLHTNLKHSFPLSIAYDLSSINTDDGIPYAAVVLFGLYVLIVFEIVHRALAAMLASTMSVAILAAFNERPNMTELISWIDVDTLLLLFSMMVLVAIVAETGIFDWLAVYAYRITGGKLWPLVNTLCFFTTFISSFLDNVTTVLLMTPVTIRLCEVMELNPVPILTAMVVYSNIGGAITPVGDPPNVIIASNRDVIDAGVDFSTFTLHMSIGVILVLIVVYAQLRFIFRDKAVLSFDEPQDVQELRHEIAIWQRAAASLSSYSKDENLVRETLLKKVQRLLTQLKKKLMTGSAAFEKYKTTLEELQEKYPIRDKWLLVKSGFALVFVITLFFLHSVPGMNLSLGWTALLGVLLLLILADSEDLDGLMARVEWSTLLFFASLFILMEALSRLGLIAWIGKQTEKIILSVNEESRLAVAILLILWVSAFASAFVDNVPLSTMMEMEL
- the LOC124954494 gene encoding cyclin-dependent kinases regulatory subunit 1-like — encoded protein: MINMPVDQIQYSERYTDDNYEYRHVILPIDLAKHVPKTHLMSETEWRNLGVQQSPRWVHYMMHSPEPHVLLFRRPRIQRGKRVM
- the LOC124954493 gene encoding cytochrome c oxidase subunit 5B, mitochondrial-like, with the translated sequence MACSYGRAVLLSCRRSISYSAPRYLRDGADPLEHATGIEKRELLAKGAGDDDPFNLKVTKRGPGTKECPNLVPSAFNSRLVGCICEEDQSHINWMWLHEGTPRRCECGYWFKLVEKAPL